The genomic stretch TCTTCCAGGCCGAACGGCCAGCCGCTGTGAGCGACCCAGTCCTTCTTGTCGAAGTCCCACGGGTCGAGGGGCCGGCACCAGCCGCCCCAGCAATTGCTGCTGCCGCCCAGATAGCGGCTTCGGCAGCCGTCCGCGAAGGTATAGGGGATACCGACGTTTTCGCCGCGATAGAGATCGCGCGTTTCGTCGTCGGCCTTGTAACCGCCGCTTTCGAGCAGGCAGCAATCGATGCCCGCGCGATCCAGTTCCATCGCGAGCGTGATACCCGCGACGCCAGCCCCGATGATGCATACCGTCGTCGACACAGCGACGCCCTGTTCGACACTGCGGGTATCGATCAACATCCCCTGCTCCCAGCTTTGTGTTCTGTTCGCACCTTGTACGGCCGCCTGAAGCAGCGTCCGTTCTGGCCCCCCGCCGCGCATGCGAGCCAGGCTCATCATGCAGCAACGCCCTGTGGGTCGTGCACGAGCAGGGCGCCGCAGACCGCATAGTGCGTTCCCGCGCCAGCCAGTGCTTACGTAGGATGATGGCTCCGCGTAATGCAGTTCATCCGCCAACTTCGCGCTTCCGGCAGACAGAACCATGCATCCTGCGAATGTTATGAGACGCACCCCCCATCCGCGTCAAAACGCTTGCGGATAAAGCGGCACGGATTGCCGCCATACACACCTTCCGCCTCGAGTGAACGGTGCACGACGGACAGCGGCGTCACGACGGCCGAACGGCCGATCGTCACGCCCATCTGCACGACGCATTTCGACGAGATCCACGCGCCGTCTTCGATGACGATCGGCGCCACGCGCAAATCCATGTTGGTTCGCATGTCATGCGAACCCGCGCTCAGAAAGCTGCCTTGCGAGATGCACACGTTCGAGCCGATGCGGATGGGCGCCTGGTTGTAGATCCACACGTCGACGCCGAACCAGCAGTTGTCGCCGACCGTGAGGTTCCACGGCGCCTTCACACGCACGGGATGCACGAAGCGGCAGTTCGCACCGATCTTCGCGCCGAACAGCCTCAGCAACGCGACGCGCACCGACGACACGGGCAGCAGTTTGTTATTGAGCACGCAGGCTTCGACAAAGAACCAGATCAGCTCGGTGAAAAAGCCGCGCGACGCGACGTAATTGCCCTTGCCCGCGAGGCTCAGGTCGATCACGCGGCCGGGCGGCTGGGTCGCACCGGAAGCATCGTGCAGGGGCGAATCGGGCGGCACAGCGGCCTCGGTTGCGCGCGCGGCATGCTGGTCTTTCATCCGCGCGTCCTGGCCGTCCGCTGCCCGCCCAAGGGTCGGGCCGAACGTGTTATCCATAGTGTTCTCCAATCGATGGAGGCGCATCGCTGGCTCTTCATCCCGTTATGCGGCCAGGCCGGACGTTGCGCGCCCTGTCGTTTGATTATCTGGCTCACGCGCGCGCGTGGACGACGGCTGTCCGTGCCGTGCGGCACTTTGGCGGATCGATGCAGAGTGTCCGTATCAACATGGCAGCATAGGGTGATGACGTGTGCAGGAGGACGACGACCATGGCTGCTCATCTTTGCTCGCGGCAGGCCACGGCGCGCGCGCATTCGGCGCCGCGCGGCGGGCTGCGCTCGCGCGTGCTGCTGGTGTCCGCCGCGCTCGTATCGGCGCTCGCGCTGATGCCGCACGCGCATGCGCAGAACAACGCCGCGCAAGGCAACGGGCAGAACGCCGCGAAGAATGGCAATAACGACGGCAATAACGATGGCAAT from Paraburkholderia phymatum STM815 encodes the following:
- a CDS encoding DapH/DapD/GlmU-related protein, translating into MDNTFGPTLGRAADGQDARMKDQHAARATEAAVPPDSPLHDASGATQPPGRVIDLSLAGKGNYVASRGFFTELIWFFVEACVLNNKLLPVSSVRVALLRLFGAKIGANCRFVHPVRVKAPWNLTVGDNCWFGVDVWIYNQAPIRIGSNVCISQGSFLSAGSHDMRTNMDLRVAPIVIEDGAWISSKCVVQMGVTIGRSAVVTPLSVVHRSLEAEGVYGGNPCRFIRKRFDADGGCVS